The Lacticaseibacillus rhamnosus DNA window CATTAATAACAAGCCCCACGTATCACCAAGCAAAGCAGCGCTGGTAGCAGAAGCAATGAAGAAACTGGGTTATCAGCCTCTGCAAGCAGCACGACAAATGCGGGGGTCTGGATCACAAACCATTGCGGTGACAGTACCATATATTACAAATCCGTTTTTCTCTGAGCTGGTAGCAGCAATCGAACGAACAGCTGATGAGCGGTCATACAAAACCGTAATTGTTCAAACATTTGGTCAAAAGAGTCACGAGCGCAATGCGTTGGATTTTTTAAAGACGAATCAGGTTGATGCTGTAATCATGTGTGCGATCGAAAATGACTGGGACCTGATTAAACAATACCGGCAATATGGCTTAATTGCGGTCTGCAATGAATATGTGGCTGATTCAGATACATTAATGGTACGTGCTGATCAAGAAAGTGGCATGTATGCTGGTGCTAAATACCTGTTAAATCGTGGTTATCGAAAGCTTGCCTTTTGTACGGGACAGAAAGCCATTCGTTACAATTCGGAAGCGGAGGATCTCAACAGCGATCGGTATCGCGGTTATCTGCGAGCTTTACAGGAATTTAACTTAGAGCCTGTCATGGAGTGGCAGTTTACGGATATCAATACGATTGCTGATGGTCAAAAGTTATTGCAGAGGCTCATGGTAATGAAGAAACGTCCAGATGCTGTTATTGCTGGCTCCGATCAAGTGGCCGCTGGTATTATTGCCGAAGCTCAAACTATGCAATTAAAGGTTCCGGAAGATCTGGCTGTTTTGGGTTTTGACGATCAACCGTTAAGTCGAGTTGTGGCACGGCCCTTAACAACGATTCATCAGCCGGTTCACGAAATTGGGGATCGAATCGCAAATATGGTAGCGGATGCGTTAGAAGGCAAATCGATTGAAGTCAAGGAGGTCGTATTGCCCCTTTCTCTGGTTGTTCGGCAGTCGGTCTAGAGTTTTTATTTAACCAAAATTGGTATCAATACCAAAAAATGGAGGAAATTAAAATGACAGTTGTATTAGCTCGAGTAGATCAACGTTTAGTTCATGGTATCGTTGTCAATCAATGGTCGGCTGAAGTGCAGCCGAAGCGTTATATGGTGATTGACGATGTTGTCAGTCAAGATGAAAACGTGAAGGCTAGCATGCGATTAAGCAAACCAGCTGGTACCGGGATGTCAATTATCGATACTGAAAAGGCCTTGACTAATTTTAAAGCCGGCAAGTATGACGCACAGCGAGTTTTTGTCATTGCAAAAGAACCTGACACGATGTTGAAATTATTGGATGCTGGTATTGAGATTCCGCGTGTTGATATCGGTATTATTTTTGCGGAAGACGGTCGAACTCAAATCAGTAAATTTGTTTCAGTCAATCAGCAAGAAGTTAACGATTTCAGAGCATTAGAAAAGCGCAGTGTACCAGTGAATATTCGCTACGTACCCGCTGATGCCCCAATACCATTGGAAAGAGCACTTGAAGGGAAAACCATTCAGTAACCAGAGCTGAAACATGATAGGAGGAAATGTCATGCCCCATATTTTGCAGGATATTTTAATTATTTTGCTGGCCTCGTATGCCACCTTGGACAACCAAGGGATTACGATTATGAATTATTGGCCAGTGACGGTTGGGCTTTTTGCGGGTTTGATTATGGGAGACTTACCCACTGCAATGACGATTGCCGGAACATTTCAGTTGATGAGCCTCGGAGTTGCAGGTTTAGGCGGTGCTTCGGTTCCTGATTATGGCTTGGCAACAATAGTGGGAATCTATCTCTCGGCACGTACAGGAGCTGGTTTGGGAGCTGCTGTGGCAGTTGGACTGCCGGTTGGCCTACTCACTATTCAATTGGACGTTTTGATTAAGATTATCAATAACTTTATCGCTCATAAAGCTCAAGCATACGCACATGCCAAAGAATTTAACAAAATGCGTATGATTAACTGGCTTGGACCGTTGTTCTTTGGACTTAAAAACTTTATTCCGATGATTTTGATTGTTACAGTCGGACCTTCAGCCATTAGTGCCTTGTTAAAGATTATTCCTAAATGGTTAACTAATGGACTAACGATTGCCGGCAGTATGTTGCCTGTTGTCGGGATTGGTATGTTGATGCACTATATGCCCCTGAAAAAATATATTTGGGTTCTCATGATTGGCTTTGTCATGTCGGCTTATCTGAAAGTGCCAATTCTGGGGGTTGCAATTATTGGCTTAGCACTTGCAATCTACACGTATCAAAATCTGATCAGCGCTTCTAAGAAGAGGGAAGTTGCAGCTGCTAATAATGCAGGTACTACGGATGACGATGAAGGAGACGACTACGATGAGTGATGCACAACCAAAATTGACAAAAAAAGAACGTCATAGCGCCATCCTTCGTTACATGGCGATGGGAGTTAACAATTTTAACTATGAAACTCAACAAGGTCCGTCAGTTGTCTGGGCATTTTCAAAGGTTTTGCGGAAAATTTATCCTGATGATGACGAATATGTAGCAGCGTTAGACAATCACTTCAAATATTTCAACACCACGACTGCAATGGCAGGTATGATTCTTGGTGCGACTTTGGCGATGGAAGAACGCGATGGAATAAAGTCTAAGGATGCCGTGCAAGCGTTAAAGACTTCCTTAATGGGACCGTTTGCTGGCGTAGGTGACACCATTATCTGGATTTTGTTACCGACAATTATGGGATCTATCGCCGGATATATGGCATTACAGGGAAATCCATTGGGGGCTATTATTTGGATCTTAGTGGATATATTGTTGTTCTGGATCCGTATTAAGCTTTTTGATATAGGATATGATTCCGGGGTTAAATTAGTAACAACGATGGCAAACCAACTGAGTGCCTTCACTGAAGCGGCTTCAGTCATGGGAATTACGGTTGTCGGCACACTAATTGCCACCGTGGTGAAGGTCTATACACCGCTTCAGTTCCAATTTGGCAAGGTTAAGTTGGCGATGCAAACCGGTATTTTGGATAAGATCATGCCGGCATTATTACCAGCTTTAGTGGCCTGGATGGTTTATAAATTACTTGGGTCTAAAAAATGGACTCCGAATCGGGTTATCATATTGATTCTGGTTATTGCACTCGTCGGTTCATTTTTTGGCATTCTAGGCGTACAGCCAACAAAATAAGTGAGTCGAAGAAGTTAGATAGTGAGGTTGATCATTTGAATCAGAAAAATCAGATTGTCGGGGAGCAATATCGTTTTACCGTTATCACAGATAAAATGATTCGCATGGAATATCAACCCGAGGGTCAGTTTGAAGATGCAACAACACAGATCGTCACAAACCGTGATTTCGCACAACCTAAATTCAAAGTTTATCGCGATATGGACGGATTTGCTGTTCAAATTGAGACTGATTCGTTTCATCTTTACTATCGGGACGGCGAATTTAATGGAGCTAACTTATTTATTGACACGAAATATAACTATCAGACTCACTATTCTCGGTGGCATTACGGAGATAGTGACCCTAAGAATTTGCTGGGAACGGCTCGAACATTGGATGGTGCAGATGGTTCCATTCCGCTTGCACCAGGGATAATGTCAAAAAACGGCTTTGCAATATTGGATGATTCGCAAAGTATGTTACAATCCGGTTCAACTATCCGCAATCGGTCGGTTGCTGAGGTTGACATTTATGGATTTGCGTATGGTCATGATTATCGTGCGGCATTGCGAGATTATTATCAATTAACAGGTTTTCCCCCTTCTGTCCCGCGCTTCGCACTTGGTAATTGGTGGAGTCGCTTTTATCCATATACGCAAAAAACTTACCTCGACTTGATGGAACGCTTTCAAAAGTCGGGCATACCAATATCCGTTGCGGTACTGGATATGAATTGGCATATCACAGACATTCCAGCTAAGTACGGAAGCGGATGGACAGGATATACTTGGAATCGATCATTATTTCCCGACCCGGTTAAATTGTTACAGACACTGCATGCACAAGGTAAACGTGTCACACTTAATGTGCATCCAGCTGCGGGAATACGTCCGTCTGAAGCCCAGTATCAAGCGGTTGCGAAGGCAGTTGGGATTGACCCTGCCTCGCAACGGCCGGTGTTATTCGATTTGAATAATCGGCAATTTGTTAAAGCCTATTTCAATCTTGTGCACCATCCACTTGAACTGGAAGGGGTTGACTTTTGGTGGATTGATTGGCAGCAGGGAAAAGCACGATCGCGAACTCAGATTGACCCGTTGTGGACATTAAACGCATTGCATTTCTTGGATCAACAACAAGAAAAAGGGGATCAAGCGTTAATTCTCTCACGCTATGCAGGACCGGGAAGTCATCGATATCCAATCGGTTTTTCAGGGGATTCGATTGCCAGTTGGCAGTCGTTGAAGTTTCAGCCTTATTTCACCGCGACAGCCACGAATATTGGTTATACGTGGTGGAGCCATGATATTGGTGGACACATGCATGGTCATTATGATCCGGAGCTTTCACTAAGATGGTTGCAGTTCGGTATTTTTAGTCCAATCATGCGTCTTCACAGCTCAGATAATCCGTTCATGGGAAAAGAACCATGGAATTACGATGCTGTCATAACTAAAACGATGATTCGATTCATGCGTCTGCGGGCTCAATTAGTTCCCTATTTAGCTACGGCCGATATATTGACCCATCAAAAAGGCCGCGCCCTCATCGAGCCGATTTATTACCGTGATTCGGAGGCTGAAGAGGCCTATCAGTTCAAAAATGAATACTTTTTTGGCTCAGAGATGCTTGTCGTGCCGATCACCTCGCCTAGTGATGAAACGACTGGGTTAGCAAGTGTGAAGGGCTATGTGCCAGCCGGTACTTGGACAGACTTCTTTACACAGCAAATATACACTGGCCCAGCTGTCGTGAAATTTCATCGAAATAGCGAAGATTATCCGGTTTTGGTACGTTCTGGGGGAATTATCCCACTGGCAGTTGATCCGATGGCACCGGTTGATACGTTACCGGGCGCAATGACAATCAAACTTTTTCCGGGTGAACGAAATAAGTATGTTTTGCGGGAGCAGACTGCTTCAGGGATGGCTCAGACAAAATTTACTTGGGATCCGAAAACAAAGATATTTACGATTAAAGTAAGCGATCCTGCTAACATCATTCCGACTGAACGAGTATATCAACTGGAAGCTATTGGCTATGAGGGCTACCTAGATCCGATTGACGGTCACAAAGACCATGAACTGACACTTAAACTGAAACCGCAAGATCATCAAGGCGCCAAATTGGCTCGTGTTTTCACCATTCTGCAGCATGCCAAACTTGGATTTGATCTCAAGAAGCAGTTGTGGCAAGCCATTAAAGATATGCCAAGAGCTAAGGCTGCTTTGGCGCTGACAAGTCTCGCACCTGAGAGTCTAAGCGATGCCCTGCTGGAAATACTTCTAAACGATGAGGCTTAAATGAAGAGATAACTTGACGAGTTAGTTGAGCTTAAGAGTGCTTGGTGTGGCAGTTAAACGCTATGAACCTTCTTAAGGATCTGCTGTTAACTGTACCACCACACTTGCAAGGAGGAAAAACACATGGAACGCACAATTGTATTAGCATCGCATCATAGACTGGCAGATGGATTAAAAGATACGCTGGAATTTATTAGTGGTGGCAGTCAGGATGTTGTGGCCATGGCAGCGTATTTGGACAATCAACCTGTTGAAAAGCAGGTTGATACATTGATGGCAGCTTTGCCCGCTGATCGTGATGTGATTGTACTGACTGATATGACAGCAGGAAGTGTCAATCAGAAGTTTTTCCGATATAGAACCCGTCCGCATACTCACATCATTAGTGGCATGAATTTACCACTTGCTCTAGGCGTTACAATGGAGCCTACTGATCAATACATCAGTGATTCACGTATTGATGCTTTAATTCAAGAAGCCAAGAACGCCATTGTCAATGTTAATGAGATACAAGTTGAGGCGGATGACGATGATGAATGAAATTCCTTGGTGGAAAAACAGCGTTGTTTATCAAGTTTATCCGAAGAGTTTCAACGATAGCAATGGTGATGGGATTGGTGATTTAAACGGAATTACCGAAAAGTTGGATTACTTGGCCGATTTGGGCGTGGATGTGCTCTGGCTGAATCCGATTTATCGGTCGCCACAAGTTGACAATGGTTATGATATCTCAAATTATCGTGATATTGAACCGCAGCTAGGGACTATGGCTGATTTTGAACAGCTCTTACACGCTGCTCATGATCGGCAGTTAAAGATTATCTTGGACCTGGTGGTTAATCACACATCAGATCAACATCCATGGTTCAAAGCGGCAAAATCGTCGGTGTCAAACAAGTATCACGATTATTATATCTGGAAAAAGCCGGTTGATAACCATGTTCCCAATAATTGGGGTTCGAGTTTTGGTGGCTCGGCATGGGCTTATGAGAAAGACTTGGGCGAATATTACTTACACCTTTTCGCAAGACAGCAGCCGGATCTCAATTGGAAAAATCCCAAGGTCCGGCAAGAAGTTTATGAGCTTATGCGCTTTTGGTTGGATAAAGGCGTCGACGGCTTCCGAATGGATGTTATTTCGCTAATCTCCAAGGACCCTGCTTATCCGGATGGCCCATTAATTCAAGGTAAGGTGTATGGCAGTTATTATGCTGGCGCAGCGAACGGACCTAAGGTTCACAATTACTTACAGGAAATGCATGAACAGGTTTTGTCGCATTACGATATCATGACAGTTGGTGAGACACCGCATACGACAGCCGAACAGGCCCAACTATATACAGCAGCGAATCGCCACGAGCTGGACATGGTTTTTCACTTTGATCATATGCATCTTGATTATGGCAAATATGGAAAGTTCTCAACGAATCGGTTTAAACTAGTTGATCTTAAAGCGGTGTTGGCTCGTTGGGAGACCACATTAGCGCAGGTCGATGGGTGGAACAGTTTATATTGGAGTAATCATGATCAGCCGCGCCCAGTTACACGTTTTGGAGATGAAGGTCAATATCGGATTCGATCAGCCAAGATGTTAGGGACAGTGTTACACATGCTTCAAGGAACGCCGTTTATTTTTGAAGGTGAAGAACTTGGCCTGAAAAATGTTCGCTTTGATCATTTGAATCAGTACAACGATCTTGAAACTAAGAATATCTTTAGCGAACTGACTAATCAACATCATGAAAGTCCTGAAGCTGCGATGGAAGCCATTTATCTCCACTCGCGAGATAACGCCCGCACACCAATGCCGTGGGACGGGAGCCAAAAGGGGGGATTTACAACCGGAAAGCCGTGGTTAGAACTAAATCCCGATCATCAACAAATTAATGCTGAAAAGGACTTAGCAGATAGTGACGGTGTCTATCACTATTATCAACGCTTGATTAAGCTGCGACATGAAGAACCGTTAGTTACAACTGGCGATTTTGAATTGTTGGCTCCAGATGATCCCGATTTGTTTATTTATCTCCGAAGAGGTAAAAATGAAACGTTATTAGTAGCTGGAAACTTCTCGGAGTCACAACGAAGATGGCCATTACCAGACGCCTTGCAAAATAAGCAAGTAACCACTTTAATTAGCAACGTACCAATAGCTAAACGAGTTGGCAAGATCATCACACTACCACCATTTGGTAGCGTTGTTTATAAACTTCAATGAGTAACAGAGTTGGTTTCAATCGATTTTCATGAAGACAAAGTCGCCGTTTGGGTGGGCTTTGTCTTTTTAATTTACAAGCCGCTTTAACATATAACCAGCAAAGGCTTTTAACTCAGTCGCCTGATATTCACTCACACGTCCACTTCCAGATTGATATTCGTTTAACGCCAGCTTGATGAGTGGGCGCCATTTGGGGGATAACGTTGCCAGTGCCCACTCCCCACCGGAAGACTTTGATGTGACGAGGCGTTCATTTTTAAACGCCAATGCCCGGCATAGGTTTAAAATCGTATACATTGGCTGATTAATAATTGTAGTGTCTGCGTTGCCAACGTCATAAAGAATACTTTTTAAATACGCTTGGGCAGGAACTGGTGCGAAAACTTCGGCGATTGGTTCCCCGGTTAAAACTTGACCATATTGATTGACGATCATCAAATGTGCCGTGAGATCGGGGTCGGTTCCGTGCATTTGATTAATATACTTTGCTGGTTCGCGCAAATACTCTTGATAGTGCATTTTTGAAAAATGAAAATCAAAGGGAACGGGTTCGGAAAAAGTAGATAGGTCTTGTTTAAGAAGAATGTGAAATTCCAATCCCTTTGCCGGACTCAAAGGCCAAAGCTTCTCAAGTGTTACATGCATGATACTAGCCTTAGCTTTGTTACTTAGCGGGCTATTGATAACAACAAGAAAGTCTAAATCGCTTACTGCCGGGTTGAAACAGCCCATGACATAGGATCCGTGCAAGTAAATACCGACTAAATTGGTAGTTAAGATGCTTGTATAACTGGTTTTTAAAAGTGCCAATAATTGATTGGTTTTATCCACGCTCATTTCCCCTTCAGTCGGACTCGCTAACTTTTTAGGCACTCAATAACAAGTTCAAAATAGGCAAGCTTATGAAAAATACCCATCCGCTAGTTTGACTTACGGGATGGGTGCTTTCACTCATTGATGTGCAGTCGTGTCCTGAGACGTTTCTGGTAACTTGATCGTTTCAACGCGCACATGCTGGGGATTTCCTCGAAGATACTCACTGATTTGTTCGGCACTTTTTTCTATGTTTGGTTTTGACATTGAAAAATCCTCCTGCTTTCTGATTCACAACGATTGTATCTTAAAAGCCGCTGATTTTGTTAGCTTTTAACATAAGTAATTGACGACTTTCAAATAGTTTAGCGATTGAAGCCAAAAAGTAGTGTGTGAAAAGGCGGGAGAGCAAAGAGTTACTGGCTTCTCAAATGAAAAAACCATCGCGCCACAATCTGATACAGCACGATGGTTTGAAACTAGCTTCAACAAAAGACTCTTTCTTGTATTTACCCTTTTTAAACTTTTTCATCGGCACAACTCGGCCAACTGTCGGTTTGTTATCTTTTTTGGCTTTCACTTCAGGCGTTGATGACTCTGGCGCCAACGCCTTGATTTTTTCATCGACGGCTTCAGCAAAATCTTTGACTTGTTTTGCTGACCAGAGACCTTTATTGGCAGTTGAACGAATAAACGCTGCCAATGCTTGTAAGACCGGTTTACGTTGATTTGCTTTGATAATTTCCTTGTCGCTTAGGATGAAGGCCAGGGTTGTTGAAAGGTCTTCCTTGGTCCACGCTTTTATTTCGTGATTGAACATCACCTTATTACTTTGCATGATTAGCAAAACTAGCATGGTGAGCAGGTCGGGGTCTTGCACTTTTTCCGGAAGACGGTCCCAAGCGGATGATTCGATGAAACGCGAAAGTAAATCCAAAAGTGTTTGGGTTTGCGGTGAAGAGAAGTCAATGGCTTTTTCCTCGAATTCCGGGTCATTTTCGACGTCAGCTAATGCTTTTTCAATTTCGGCATCATAGCCATCATCATCTACAGCTTCGTCATCGTCGTCAAAGTCATTATCACCGAATGGGTCATCATCATCTTCATAATCAGCATAGTCGGCGTACTGGCTAATAGCAGCGTGGGTAGTGGTTTCGGTGAGTGCATGGATGAGTGCCGTCATGAAATCATCGCTGGTGAGCTGAATCTTTTTCTGCTGAATCAGCCACATGATCATTGCGCGAATAACGTCTGCATCAAAGTCAATGTCAGCATATGGATCATCTGAATTCGCCGATGCCTCTAAAGTTTGTTCCAAGCCATCAACAATTTGGGGAATATCGAGTTTGGCAATGCTTGAGCGAAGATTTGCAAACGCGGTGGCGAAAAATGTTATGAGCGTCGAACGGGCTTGAGAAGTTGCATCCCCAACCCACGTCGTCTCTTGAAGCAGCTTAACAAAAACCGGAGTGATGTGAAAATCGTCCTAATACTTATCAAGTTCACGTCCTGCGTGGCGCAACATTTTCGTTTCATAAGTTAATTTTTCTTTTGCCGTTGCCTTGCTCCTTTATTTATAAGTGAGGCTACCATTGGCTTTAGTTTAGCAGGTGCAAGGAGGTGTGCCTAGTGGAGAATACGAGGGGATTTTGAAACCCATGTGGAACAGGTTGTTGCTGTGTCAGTTATGTGCGAAAAAAGATGATTCATAACAAATGGTATATATGGAATGATAAAGTAACAACTGATAAACTAAAACCAACAATGCTACGCGACGGCGGCTCTTTTTGAAGAAGGGGGTGGTGCTTATGGTGTAAAAACGATAAGACCGCAGAATTCTTTAGAAAGGAGCAGAAATGTCCGACTTCGAAGCTTTGAGCCTCATGATCATGGCCGCACTATTGTTAATCGCCGTGATCGAGTTGGTTCTAAAGCTAATCGATCGAGACTAACAAAAAAGCCGTCACGCAAGCTTGCAGGCCCGTGATGGCTTAATCAAGTTATAATCGAGCCGCCGTCAAGCAGCATTGTTGTTCAAAGGGTCGTTGGTAAGCAGCCAGCGACTCTTTTAGTACACTTTTATTTTCAGTGATCCGTGCAGAGATGTCAACATATTTGTTTAGGATTTGAGGCGGGAAAAAGAAAAATTACTAGCCTAGATTAATAACAAATGGTATATATGGAATGATAAAGTAACAACTGATAAACTAAAACCAACAATGCTACGCGACGGCGGCTCTTTTTGAAGAAGGGGATGGTGCTTATGGTGTAAAAACGATAAGACCGCAGAATTCTTTAGAAAGGAGCAGAAATGTCCGACTTCGAAGCTTTGAGTCTCATGATCATGGCCGCACTATTGTTGATTGCCGTGATCGAGTTGGTTCTAAAGCTAATCGATCGAGACTAACAAAAAAGCCGTCACGTCAGCTTAACGGGCTCGTGATGGCTTAATTAAGTTAGAATGAGCCGCCGTCAAGCAGCATTGTTGTTTCACGGGTCGCTGGTGATTAGCCAGCGACTCTTTTTAGTACACTTTTATTTTCAGTGATCCGTGCAGAGATGTCAACATATTTTTCTCGGTGTTAAGAATTGAGAATACGATCGCGCTCTTTACATGTTAACGTTTTAACTGATAGAACAATCACAAATTGGCAAACATCAAGTTGCTATTTATTTGTGAAGAGGGTATGATGCATTCAATAACGTGACCTGTTTAACGAGAATAGCGTTAAAGATGTTATTAAATCAACACTTCGAGAAGAAGATTAGCCTTAGCGCAAGCGTTGCAGAGAACCCGGATGGTGAAAAAGGGGCGTTGGCAAAAAGGTGAAGATGAGCTTCGAATAGTGATTCGTGCGGATAACGCCTGCGGATCGGTTGCAGCCGTTATCCTGCCAGGTATCAACAGGTACTGGAGGCGATGTTTCGGCATTGCAAACGAGGGTGGTAACACGGCATGGCCGTCCCTTGACGACATTTTTGGTGGTCAAGGGACGGCCTTTTTTGAATTCATCTTGTGTCGGTTTTGGTTGAAAAGTGATGATGAGGAGGCATTTTCATGCGAAGTTGGAAAAAATTAGTGCTAGTCGGTGCGGCGTTGTTGGCGTTGGTCAGCGTGACAGCTTGTGGAAAAACTACCAGCAGTACGGCGACTTCGAGCAACAAGACGATTGTAATTGGCAGCAGTGGCTCGGATTATCAGATCTGGCAACATATTGCGCAATCACCACAAGCTAAAAAGGCTGGTGTGAAGCTCAAAGTCAAACAGGTGGCAGACGGCAATGTAACAAATTCGGCAACCGCTGAAGGGCAGTTGGATGTCAATGCGTTTCAATCTTACGCGTATTTCGAACAGTATAACAAGGCAAATCCAAGTCAAAAGTTGGCGGCGCTTGGTACAACTTATTTAGAGCCGATGGGATTGTATTCCAAAAAATATAAGCGATTAAATCAGCTTCCTGATGGTGCAACGATTGGTATTTCCAATGACCCGGCGAATGCGACGCGCGGTTTGTTGCTGCTGGCTGCGGCCAAGTTGATTACGTTAAAGCCGGATTTTAATGCCTTGAGTACCGTCAAGGATATTCAAAGCAATCCGAAACATTTAAAGTTCAAAGAGGTGGATCCTTCAGTTCAGGTATTGCCTGACCTAGATGCAGGATTGATATCAAATACGCGTGCTTTGGATGGTGGGCTAAATGTTTTAAAGGATTCGTTGGTGCATGAGAAGCTGGGTCAGGATACTCGTGCCAACGTGAATATTTTGGTGACGGCGGTTAAAAATAAAAACAAGCCCGAACTTAAAAAGTTAGTCACGCTTTATCACAACTCAACGATTCAGGCCTGGATCAAGAAGACTTTTTCTGGTACTAAAATTGAGGTGAATAAGCCGATTAGTTATTTACAAAAGAAATAGCTTTCAGACAGAGGCGGCTTTGCTAGGTATAAATGGACGTATTTTCTGGATCTGGCGCTAAAAGATAGCCGACTCAGCGTATAATAACAGTTGTATCGTTACCGAAAAAAGCGAGTTTTCCAGTGAAAAGGTCGGCGGATAATGCCCTAGTTAAACACCGTCCACCGTCATTCACACACAGACTCACGCTGACAATAGGAGGTTTTATATATGTGCTCATCCATGACAATTAAATCGCTTCAAGGGGATATTTTCTGGGGTCGAACGATGGACTATAACACGAGTTTCTTCCACGAGTCGCCTG harbors:
- a CDS encoding putative holin-like toxin gives rise to the protein MSDFEALSLMIMAALLLIAVIELVLKLIDRD
- a CDS encoding MetQ/NlpA family ABC transporter substrate-binding protein; translated protein: MRSWKKLVLVGAALLALVSVTACGKTTSSTATSSNKTIVIGSSGSDYQIWQHIAQSPQAKKAGVKLKVKQVADGNVTNSATAEGQLDVNAFQSYAYFEQYNKANPSQKLAALGTTYLEPMGLYSKKYKRLNQLPDGATIGISNDPANATRGLLLLAAAKLITLKPDFNALSTVKDIQSNPKHLKFKEVDPSVQVLPDLDAGLISNTRALDGGLNVLKDSLVHEKLGQDTRANVNILVTAVKNKNKPELKKLVTLYHNSTIQAWIKKTFSGTKIEVNKPISYLQKK